The following are encoded in a window of Flavobacterium psychrotrophum genomic DNA:
- a CDS encoding M14 family metallopeptidase yields MDLEYIYTSVRESLLYGRYVTNEHIEPLLTKHSAAFKTTIIGESVQQKPIYSIEAGTGNTRIFIWSQMHGNESTTTKAIFDFLNFVSSTDILAKSFLDRFTFYIIPILNPDGAELYTRENANKVDLNRDSVNLTQPESQLLRKVFEDFKPDYCYNMHDQRTIFGLGEDNPKPATVSFLAPSYNDEREVNECRQKAINVIAAMNDTLQAYIPNQVGRFDDSFNINCIGDMFQSLGVPTILFEAGHYEGDYEREITRKFIFFALFSGFKAINENVIAVNKKDDYFNIPQNKIIFYDFIYKKVKINYENKEKITNFASQYKEVVFDKSVIFQAFIREIGNLDGFYAHAEIDCNEGVFEDLKGNNIPVVDEKADFFIGKSRKFVNGKEIF; encoded by the coding sequence ATGGATTTAGAGTATATATATACATCAGTTAGGGAGTCTTTGTTATATGGGCGATACGTTACAAACGAACATATAGAACCATTACTTACTAAACATTCGGCTGCATTTAAAACAACTATTATAGGAGAATCTGTGCAACAGAAACCTATTTATAGTATAGAGGCTGGTACCGGAAATACAAGAATTTTTATATGGTCTCAGATGCATGGTAATGAATCTACCACTACCAAGGCTATATTTGATTTCCTGAATTTTGTTTCCTCTACAGATATCCTTGCTAAAAGCTTTCTTGATCGTTTTACTTTTTACATTATCCCTATTCTCAATCCTGACGGGGCAGAACTTTATACCCGCGAAAATGCTAATAAAGTTGACCTTAACCGCGATTCGGTAAACCTTACACAACCTGAAAGTCAATTGTTGCGAAAGGTCTTTGAAGATTTTAAACCTGATTACTGCTATAATATGCACGATCAGCGCACAATATTTGGTTTAGGGGAGGATAATCCCAAGCCTGCTACGGTATCTTTTTTAGCGCCATCATATAATGATGAACGGGAAGTAAATGAATGCCGTCAAAAGGCAATAAACGTTATTGCGGCCATGAATGATACTCTGCAAGCATATATACCCAATCAGGTGGGGCGTTTTGACGATTCTTTTAATATAAACTGTATTGGAGATATGTTCCAGTCGCTTGGAGTGCCCACTATATTATTTGAGGCGGGACATTATGAGGGAGACTATGAACGTGAAATAACACGTAAATTTATATTTTTTGCATTATTTTCAGGATTTAAAGCAATTAACGAAAACGTTATAGCTGTTAACAAAAAGGATGATTATTTCAATATTCCTCAAAATAAGATTATATTTTATGATTTCATCTACAAAAAAGTTAAAATAAATTATGAAAATAAAGAAAAAATCACGAATTTTGCATCACAATATAAGGAAGTTGTATTTGACAAATCTGTAATTTTTCAAGCATTTATCAGAGAAATAGGCAATCTTGATGGTTTTTATGCTCACGCAGAGATTGACTGCAATGAAGGTGTTTTTGAAGATTTAAAGGGTAATAATATACCGGTTGTTGATGAAAAAGCTGATTTTTTTATAGGAAAAAGCAGGAAATTTGTTAACGGAAAGGAGATTTTTTAA
- a CDS encoding Lrp/AsnC family transcriptional regulator has translation MSKFRLDEVDHQILDMLIDNTRVPFTDIAKKLLISAGTVHVRVKKMEDAGIIMGSSLTLDYEKLGYSFIAYVGVFLHNTSQTKFVLERINEIPFVTVAHVTTGKFNIFCKIRAKDTKHAKEVIFMIDDIEGVYRTETMISLEESINDKKRLMHTIFKDL, from the coding sequence ATGAGCAAATTTCGTTTAGATGAAGTTGATCACCAGATACTTGATATGCTGATAGACAACACCAGGGTACCATTTACTGATATTGCAAAAAAATTGCTTATTTCTGCCGGTACCGTTCACGTAAGGGTAAAAAAGATGGAAGATGCAGGCATTATCATGGGCTCATCCCTTACATTAGATTATGAAAAATTAGGTTACTCTTTTATTGCTTACGTAGGTGTATTTCTTCACAATACTTCGCAAACTAAATTTGTATTAGAGCGAATCAACGAAATACCATTTGTAACTGTAGCTCATGTAACTACAGGTAAGTTCAACATCTTTTGCAAAATAAGGGCAAAAGATACTAAACATGCTAAAGAGGTTATCTTTATGATTGATGACATTGAAGGCGTTTACAGGACAGAAACAATGATATCTCTTGAAGAGAGCATAAACGACAAGAAAAGGCTGATGCACACCATCTTCAAAGACTTGTAA
- a CDS encoding phosphoenolpyruvate carboxylase, which produces MYPATRTERFYENVQLKYQLFNSIFITLPFRAIDNTGALLPLFSELCDEGFKHGKSPEEIFNEFSDKYLQEFDEEKKIGLMFRFIQYVERQVVLFDAIEDAAFSTLHNLEGSGTLREAREKAETHGSMPELREFLEDFSIRPVLTAHPTQFYPGSVLGIITDLTDAIKKNNLTEIQTLLAQLGKTPFIKKEKPTPFDEAVSLLWYLENVFYKAAGDISTYIQDAVYQGELLSDPVMSFGFWPGGDRDGNPFVTTEITLNVADRLRTTILKCYYNDIRNLKRHLTFNSVHDMVGLLEDKLYRSVFYSKGDIFITKEELKEALLEIRAIIIEKHQSLYLDEVDNLINKLNLFGFHFATLDIRQNSKIHNAVFADIIKYLQEHHEFDADYNDLDEIGKIKALGTIKTTISPELFDDEDTRKTLESILAIKIIQERNGEKGSNRYIISNNESALNVLELLTMFSLLGYKNPQVDIMPLFETVDDLEDAGHVMQLLYENDRYAAHLKNRGNKQSIMLGFSDGTKDGGYLMANWGIFKAKESLTQMARSHDVKVVFFDGRGGPPARGGGKTHKFYASLGNTIENKEIQITIQGQTISSNFGTLDSCRFNLENLLSAGITNGVFKKDDKEFTQDQKAMLDELAKLGYEKYMAFKGHPKFLPYLDQMSTLNYYAKTNIGSRPSKRNSGTELDFSALRAIPFVGSWSQLKQNVPGFFGVGHALGQFEKEGRWEEVQSLYHESLFFRTLLENSMMSLSKSFFPLTAYMKNDSEFGEFWTIIHEEYKETRRLLLKLSGYKELMENYPDGWASIKVRENIVLPLLTIQQYALTKIRQIKSGKGDEGMLETYEKIVTRSLFGNINASRNSA; this is translated from the coding sequence ATGTACCCAGCTACAAGAACAGAACGCTTTTACGAGAATGTGCAGTTAAAATACCAGTTGTTTAACAGCATCTTTATAACATTGCCTTTTAGGGCTATAGATAACACAGGGGCATTGTTGCCGCTGTTTTCTGAACTTTGTGATGAAGGATTTAAACACGGTAAGAGCCCCGAAGAGATATTTAATGAGTTTTCTGATAAATACCTGCAGGAGTTTGATGAGGAAAAGAAAATAGGGCTGATGTTCCGTTTTATCCAATATGTAGAACGCCAGGTAGTGTTGTTTGATGCTATTGAAGATGCTGCATTTTCTACATTGCACAACCTTGAGGGAAGTGGTACCCTGCGTGAAGCCCGTGAAAAAGCAGAGACACACGGCAGTATGCCGGAGTTGCGGGAGTTTTTAGAAGACTTTAGCATTCGCCCGGTACTTACTGCGCACCCTACACAGTTTTATCCGGGATCTGTACTTGGTATTATTACAGATCTTACTGATGCTATCAAGAAAAATAACCTTACAGAGATACAAACGCTGCTGGCTCAGCTTGGTAAAACACCATTTATCAAAAAAGAAAAGCCTACTCCGTTTGATGAGGCAGTAAGTTTACTGTGGTATTTAGAAAACGTGTTTTATAAGGCCGCAGGAGATATTTCGACCTATATTCAGGATGCCGTATATCAAGGTGAGCTATTGTCAGATCCTGTAATGTCTTTTGGCTTTTGGCCGGGTGGTGACCGCGATGGTAATCCATTTGTAACTACAGAAATTACGCTTAATGTTGCCGACAGGCTGCGTACTACCATACTTAAATGCTATTATAATGATATTAGAAACCTTAAGAGGCATCTAACCTTTAATAGTGTGCATGATATGGTAGGCTTGCTGGAAGATAAGCTGTATCGCTCTGTATTCTATTCTAAAGGCGATATATTTATTACTAAAGAAGAATTAAAAGAAGCGTTACTGGAAATCAGGGCTATTATTATAGAAAAACACCAGTCGTTATACCTGGATGAAGTTGATAATCTTATTAATAAACTAAACCTTTTTGGTTTCCATTTTGCAACACTGGATATTCGCCAGAACAGTAAGATACATAATGCAGTTTTTGCTGATATCATAAAGTATTTGCAGGAGCACCATGAGTTTGATGCAGATTACAATGACCTTGATGAAATAGGTAAGATAAAGGCATTGGGGACAATTAAAACTACAATTTCTCCTGAGCTTTTTGATGATGAGGATACCCGTAAAACACTGGAGTCGATACTGGCTATTAAAATCATTCAGGAGCGTAATGGTGAAAAGGGCAGCAACCGTTACATTATAAGCAACAACGAGAGCGCGCTTAATGTATTAGAACTTCTTACCATGTTTTCACTATTGGGTTATAAAAACCCGCAGGTAGATATTATGCCGCTTTTTGAAACGGTAGACGACCTTGAAGATGCCGGCCATGTAATGCAGTTGTTATACGAAAACGACCGCTATGCTGCCCATCTTAAAAATCGTGGTAATAAGCAAAGTATTATGCTGGGCTTTAGCGATGGTACTAAAGATGGTGGTTACCTGATGGCTAACTGGGGTATTTTTAAAGCCAAAGAAAGCCTTACGCAAATGGCTAGGAGTCATGATGTTAAAGTAGTGTTTTTTGATGGTCGTGGTGGGCCACCGGCACGTGGAGGCGGTAAAACACACAAATTCTACGCATCATTAGGTAATACTATCGAGAATAAAGAGATACAAATAACCATACAGGGGCAAACCATAAGCTCAAATTTTGGTACGCTTGATAGCTGCCGCTTTAACCTGGAGAATCTTTTGAGTGCCGGTATTACAAACGGTGTATTTAAAAAAGACGATAAAGAGTTTACCCAGGATCAGAAAGCGATGCTTGACGAACTTGCAAAACTTGGTTATGAAAAATATATGGCTTTTAAAGGGCATCCTAAGTTTTTGCCGTACCTGGATCAAATGAGTACGCTAAACTATTATGCTAAAACAAACATAGGTAGCAGGCCAAGTAAGCGGAATAGTGGTACTGAGCTTGATTTTAGCGCACTTAGGGCTATACCGTTTGTAGGATCGTGGAGCCAGTTGAAACAGAATGTACCCGGATTTTTTGGCGTAGGTCACGCTTTAGGACAGTTTGAAAAAGAGGGCAGGTGGGAAGAGGTACAAAGCTTGTATCATGAGTCGCTGTTTTTTCGTACGTTGTTAGAAAATAGTATGATGTCACTTAGTAAGTCATTTTTTCCGCTTACGGCATATATGAAAAATGACTCTGAATTTGGTGAGTTCTGGACCATTATTCACGAAGAGTATAAAGAAACAAGGCGTTTACTACTTAAACTTTCAGGGTATAAAGAGTTGATGGAAAACTATCCTGATGGATGGGCTTCTATAAAAGTACGCGAAAATATAGTACTTCCTTTATTAACAATTCAGCAATACGCACTTACAAAAATAAGGCAGATAAAAAGTGGAAAAGGAGACGAAGGGATGCTGGAAACCTATGAAAAAATAGTAACCCGTTCGCTGTTTGGCAACATTAACGCAAGCCGCAATTCAGCTTAA
- a CDS encoding DinB family protein: MKITDIKEGEYAPYQINYLNLVSDEWTLIEELEVSLANFIHFVRDIPMDKYEYRYAEGKWDIKDIIQHVIDTERIFAYRALRIARGDKTPLPGFEENDYAISANAGRRHLQELLTELSLVRQSSIFLFKSLTQDDLLKTGTASGYTVSVRALGFILIGHQNHHVKIFKERYL; this comes from the coding sequence ATGAAGATAACCGATATTAAAGAAGGTGAATATGCACCTTACCAAATAAACTATTTAAACCTTGTAAGCGATGAGTGGACGCTTATAGAAGAACTTGAGGTTAGCCTTGCTAACTTTATTCATTTTGTAAGAGATATCCCGATGGATAAATATGAATACCGCTATGCCGAAGGTAAGTGGGATATTAAAGATATTATTCAGCATGTTATAGATACTGAGCGTATTTTTGCTTACAGGGCGCTTCGCATTGCCCGGGGAGATAAAACGCCTCTTCCTGGTTTTGAAGAGAATGATTACGCGATTTCGGCAAATGCAGGAAGAAGGCATTTACAGGAATTGCTTACAGAATTATCATTGGTAAGGCAGTCGTCTATATTTTTATTTAAGTCGCTTACACAGGATGATCTTTTAAAGACAGGAACGGCAAGTGGTTACACAGTTTCAGTAAGGGCTTTGGGCTTTATCCTTATAGGGCATCAAAATCACCATGTCAAAATTTTTAAAGAAAGATATTTGTAG
- the bshA gene encoding N-acetyl-alpha-D-glucosaminyl L-malate synthase BshA codes for MKIAIVCYPTFGGSGVVATELGLELARRGHEIHFITYRQPVRLALLNPNIHYHEVHVPEYPLFHYQPYELALSSKLVDMVKLHGIELLHVHYAIPHAYAGYMAKKMLKEQGIRIPMVTTLHGTDITLVGNHPFYKPAVSFSINHSDVVTSVSQDLKDDTYRLFDIKREIYVIPNFIEVKKSKVEAPCQRSAIAGETQKIITHISNFREVKRIPDVVKIFNEIQKKIPAKLMMVGDGPEREPAEKLVEELGITDKVVFFGNSHEINEILCLSDLFLLPSQTESFGLAALEAMAVGVPVISTNSGGLPEVNRDGFSGYLGNVGDIDYMAEKAVSILSDEHKLAAFKQNALDVAKEFDIQKIMPMYENIYRRALKQQFV; via the coding sequence ATGAAAATCGCAATAGTATGTTATCCCACCTTTGGCGGAAGCGGTGTTGTGGCTACAGAACTTGGCCTTGAACTCGCACGCCGTGGGCACGAAATACACTTTATAACCTACAGGCAGCCTGTTCGCCTGGCACTTTTAAACCCAAATATTCATTATCACGAAGTACACGTACCGGAATATCCGCTGTTTCATTATCAACCATACGAACTGGCACTGAGTAGTAAACTGGTAGATATGGTAAAGTTGCACGGCATTGAGCTGCTGCATGTGCATTATGCCATACCGCATGCTTATGCCGGTTATATGGCTAAGAAAATGCTGAAAGAGCAGGGTATACGCATACCTATGGTTACTACGCTGCACGGAACAGATATTACCCTTGTGGGTAACCACCCGTTCTATAAGCCGGCTGTTAGCTTTAGTATAAACCACAGCGATGTAGTAACATCTGTATCTCAGGATTTAAAAGACGATACCTACAGGCTTTTTGACATTAAAAGGGAGATTTATGTTATTCCTAACTTTATAGAGGTTAAAAAGTCGAAAGTAGAGGCGCCATGCCAACGTTCTGCAATAGCAGGAGAAACCCAAAAGATCATTACGCACATTAGTAACTTCAGGGAGGTGAAGCGCATTCCGGATGTTGTAAAGATATTTAATGAAATACAGAAAAAAATACCGGCTAAGCTAATGATGGTGGGAGATGGCCCGGAGCGTGAACCCGCAGAAAAACTAGTTGAAGAACTAGGGATTACAGATAAGGTTGTGTTCTTTGGTAATAGTCATGAAATTAACGAAATACTTTGCCTGAGCGATTTATTTTTGCTGCCATCTCAAACCGAAAGTTTTGGACTTGCTGCGCTTGAAGCTATGGCTGTAGGTGTTCCTGTTATTTCTACCAATTCAGGTGGGCTGCCGGAAGTTAACCGAGATGGATTTAGTGGTTACCTGGGTAATGTAGGCGACATAGATTATATGGCAGAAAAGGCGGTATCTATACTATCTGACGAACATAAGCTTGCTGCTTTTAAGCAAAATGCGCTTGATGTAGCTAAAGAATTTGATATACAAAAGATTATGCCAATGTACGAAAATATTTACCGCAGGGCGCTAAAACAGCAATTTGTATAG
- a CDS encoding protease complex subunit PrcB family protein, whose product MKRLLQLGLMAVLLSSCSINVLNNMNASVGTTFEVLKQEVYGGWDDESNLIISKQSELDKLYKELNQGDAPKINFETNKVVALFMGQKRTGGYSISVRKITVNGNTTTVSVKRSTPEGNMVTMALTAPYCIAIIPNTEKVVVE is encoded by the coding sequence ATGAAACGATTGTTACAATTGGGCCTTATGGCTGTACTGCTCTCATCATGCAGTATTAATGTGTTAAACAACATGAATGCCAGTGTAGGAACAACTTTTGAAGTACTTAAGCAGGAAGTTTACGGCGGGTGGGATGATGAATCTAATCTTATTATCTCAAAACAATCTGAACTGGATAAGCTTTATAAAGAACTGAACCAGGGTGATGCACCTAAAATTAACTTTGAAACAAATAAAGTTGTGGCGCTTTTTATGGGGCAAAAAAGGACAGGAGGTTACAGTATAAGTGTAAGGAAGATTACTGTAAATGGTAACACCACAACTGTGTCTGTAAAACGCTCTACTCCTGAGGGCAATATGGTTACTATGGCGCTTACGGCACCATATTGTATTGCCATCATACCTAATACAGAGAAAGTAGTTGTAGAATAG
- a CDS encoding endonuclease/exonuclease/phosphatase family protein codes for MIRNLFLSLCILTIFTKTQAQATRVMTYNLRLDAASDGDNRWDARKTLLANQVLFYEPDFMGVQEALPQQMTYLDSTLTAYDYIGVGRDDGKSQGEHSAIFYNKIKFKVLENHTFWLSPTPDKPSKGWDAAYNRVCTYGLFENIKTKQKFWVFNTHFDHVGNVARMESAKMILEKIKAVNKQKLPFVLTGDFNLTDDNESIKHILTELDDSKQVSKLKHGPSGTWNAFEFDKPVTERLDYIFVPKKGVTVTKYAVLSDSNNKHYLSDHLAVLADINIEK; via the coding sequence ATGATAAGAAACTTATTTTTAAGCCTTTGCATTTTAACAATATTTACTAAAACACAGGCGCAGGCTACACGGGTAATGACCTATAACCTTCGGCTTGATGCTGCCAGTGATGGCGATAACCGCTGGGATGCACGCAAAACATTACTGGCAAACCAGGTGCTTTTTTATGAACCCGATTTTATGGGTGTGCAGGAAGCATTACCACAGCAAATGACATATCTAGACAGCACGCTTACCGCTTATGATTACATTGGCGTAGGCCGTGATGACGGCAAAAGCCAGGGCGAGCATAGCGCCATTTTTTATAACAAAATTAAATTCAAGGTTCTGGAGAATCATACATTTTGGCTTTCACCAACACCAGATAAACCATCAAAAGGCTGGGATGCTGCCTACAATCGCGTATGCACCTATGGACTTTTTGAAAATATAAAAACAAAGCAGAAGTTTTGGGTTTTCAATACGCATTTTGATCATGTAGGCAATGTAGCCCGGATGGAAAGCGCTAAAATGATACTTGAAAAAATTAAGGCAGTAAACAAACAAAAGTTACCATTTGTACTTACAGGAGATTTTAACCTGACAGATGATAATGAGAGCATTAAACATATCTTGACAGAACTTGATGATAGCAAACAGGTATCAAAGCTTAAGCACGGCCCTTCAGGAACATGGAATGCCTTTGAATTTGACAAACCCGTTACAGAACGACTGGATTATATATTTGTACCTAAAAAGGGAGTAACCGTTACTAAATATGCGGTATTAAGCGATAGCAATAATAAACATTATCTAAGTGACCACCTGGCTGTACTTGCCGATATTAATATTGAAAAATAA
- a CDS encoding ATP-binding cassette domain-containing protein, giving the protein MLNNISFELNTGEILGLFGSNGCGKSTLLKILFGKEKAEKITLTYDGTEVKTKDVISKQLISYLPQDQFLPKHLKVRDIISLYFTDSAGQDKIFYAPNIHKIANIVAGKLSMGELRYFELLLIANLPHPFLLLDEPFSMVEPLYKEKIKELLFSLTHKKGIIVTDHYYKDVLEISNKNFLLKDGALHSIKNEAGLTSLGYLNT; this is encoded by the coding sequence GTGCTAAACAATATTTCATTTGAACTAAATACGGGTGAAATATTGGGGCTATTTGGCAGTAATGGTTGTGGTAAGTCTACGCTTTTAAAGATATTATTTGGTAAAGAAAAAGCAGAAAAAATTACACTGACCTATGATGGTACAGAAGTAAAAACAAAAGATGTTATTTCAAAACAGTTGATAAGCTATTTACCGCAAGATCAATTTCTGCCAAAACACTTAAAAGTTAGAGATATAATTTCGCTATATTTTACAGATAGCGCCGGGCAGGACAAAATTTTCTATGCTCCAAATATTCACAAGATAGCCAATATAGTAGCAGGCAAGTTGTCTATGGGCGAGTTGCGTTATTTTGAACTTTTGCTTATCGCAAACCTACCCCATCCATTCCTATTGCTTGATGAACCCTTCTCGATGGTTGAGCCATTATATAAAGAAAAGATAAAAGAACTTTTATTTAGCCTTACCCATAAAAAGGGTATTATTGTAACCGACCATTACTATAAGGACGTACTCGAAATTAGCAATAAAAACTTTTTGCTGAAAGATGGAGCATTGCATTCCATAAAAAATGAAGCCGGTCTTACGTCTCTTGGATACTTAAATACATAA
- a CDS encoding DEAD/DEAH box helicase, whose protein sequence is MKFEDLNLIKNIQQALAEEGYEAPTPIQEQAIPIILEGIDLVGCAQTGTGKTAAFAIPIINNIHRIVGSNKKVKYIRALIVTPTRELALQIGESFDTYGKYTNIRQLTIFGGVNQVSQVDQLKKGVDVLVATPGRLLDLHKQGHINLDHMHHLVLDEADQMLDMGFINDVKKIIKLTPENRQTLLFSATMPIPIRELADSFLTKPQYVSVTPISSTAEKVKQQVYFVDKGDKRKLLYHLIRNESLNNVLVFTRTKHGADNVVKALKKNGVESGAIHGDKSQNSRQRVLDAFKNKEIPVLVATDIAARGIDIESLPYVINFDLPNIPETYVHRIGRTGRAGNSGLAISFCGSDELTYLKDIEKLIKMKIKVIDGHPYPFDANAPKPEGQKPDLRNKPKNTNQRSGKAKPAGGGDGSRKSEASKKNKKRWY, encoded by the coding sequence ATGAAATTTGAAGATCTTAATTTAATAAAAAATATACAGCAGGCACTAGCCGAAGAAGGTTATGAAGCCCCTACCCCTATACAAGAGCAAGCCATTCCTATCATTCTTGAAGGTATTGACCTTGTGGGCTGTGCCCAGACGGGTACCGGTAAAACAGCTGCATTTGCTATTCCTATTATCAACAACATTCACCGTATTGTTGGCTCTAATAAAAAAGTAAAATACATTCGTGCACTTATAGTAACCCCTACCCGCGAACTTGCCCTGCAAATAGGCGAAAGCTTTGATACGTATGGTAAGTATACTAACATTCGTCAGTTGACTATTTTTGGTGGTGTAAACCAGGTATCTCAGGTAGACCAGTTAAAAAAGGGTGTAGATGTACTGGTGGCAACGCCCGGGCGTTTACTCGACCTGCACAAACAAGGCCATATAAACCTTGACCACATGCACCACCTGGTGCTTGATGAGGCCGACCAAATGCTGGACATGGGCTTTATTAACGATGTAAAAAAGATTATAAAGCTAACGCCCGAAAACAGGCAAACGCTATTGTTCTCTGCTACAATGCCTATTCCTATCAGGGAACTGGCAGATTCGTTCCTTACCAAGCCGCAGTATGTATCGGTTACACCAATATCATCTACGGCCGAAAAGGTAAAGCAGCAGGTCTATTTTGTAGATAAGGGAGACAAGCGTAAACTACTATACCACCTTATTCGCAACGAAAGCCTTAACAACGTATTGGTATTTACCCGTACAAAACACGGTGCCGATAATGTTGTTAAAGCGCTTAAAAAGAACGGCGTAGAAAGTGGTGCCATACACGGCGATAAATCGCAAAACTCGCGCCAGCGTGTGCTTGATGCTTTTAAAAACAAGGAGATACCTGTACTTGTGGCTACAGATATTGCAGCCCGTGGTATTGATATTGAGAGCCTGCCTTATGTTATAAACTTTGACCTGCCTAATATACCTGAAACGTATGTGCACCGTATAGGGCGTACAGGACGCGCCGGTAACAGCGGACTTGCCATATCTTTTTGCGGAAGCGACGAACTTACCTACCTTAAGGATATTGAGAAACTTATAAAAATGAAGATCAAGGTTATAGATGGGCATCCTTATCCTTTTGATGCTAATGCACCGAAGCCTGAAGGGCAAAAGCCAGATCTTCGCAACAAACCTAAAAATACAAACCAACGTAGTGGGAAAGCAAAGCCCGCTGGCGGCGGTGATGGTTCAAGAAAATCTGAAGCATCTAAAAAAAATAAAAAACGCTGGTACTAA
- a CDS encoding helix-turn-helix domain-containing protein: MVEEEYIRLIFGLKMKQIRNEKDLSLFGLSKKTGLSKSYLNEIEKGKKYPKRDKILLIAEALETSYDHLVSLKLDKNLAPIGEILQSRLLKEIPLDLFGIRESDLIDIIAEAPVKVNAFISTLIEIAKHYNLGRESFFLAALRSYQEAQNNYFDELEKKAELFAKAYNIDLDQKINPQELHDVLLEENGYTVNSDALSQYNELTSLRSVFVPSSKTLLLSDGIDESQKTFIYAKEIAYNYLGIQDRLYTFSWIKFDTFDQVLNNFYASYFAGALIIPRRNLVAKLKDFFAEENWKPQLLLEMMNSFTDSPETFYQRLTNILPRDFNMRNIFFLRFSHDPEHDEFRLEKELHITNLQEPHANDNNEHYCRRWVGMRTLKQIAATKSKAAFGAQISEYVHTDNEYLVLSSSMEDPFKAGKYRSIALGILHNKELQAKVPFLKQNPIPRMLVGVTCETCDILNCEVRAAAPVRLQKKLQNKKTEDVVKELTAKFS; the protein is encoded by the coding sequence ATGGTTGAAGAAGAGTACATACGCCTTATTTTTGGGCTTAAGATGAAGCAGATCCGCAACGAGAAAGACCTCTCGCTGTTTGGGCTGTCTAAAAAAACAGGCTTATCTAAATCATACCTTAACGAGATTGAAAAAGGAAAAAAATACCCCAAACGCGACAAGATACTCCTGATTGCCGAAGCGCTCGAAACCAGTTATGACCATCTGGTGTCTTTAAAACTGGACAAGAACCTTGCGCCTATTGGCGAAATCTTACAATCACGCCTTCTAAAAGAAATTCCGCTCGACCTGTTTGGTATTCGCGAAAGCGACCTTATTGACATTATTGCCGAAGCACCGGTTAAAGTCAATGCCTTTATATCAACCCTTATCGAAATTGCCAAACATTATAACCTGGGTCGCGAAAGTTTCTTTCTGGCTGCGCTACGCTCCTATCAGGAAGCCCAGAATAATTATTTTGACGAACTCGAAAAGAAAGCTGAGCTTTTTGCAAAAGCCTACAACATTGACCTTGACCAAAAAATAAATCCGCAGGAATTGCACGACGTACTTTTGGAAGAAAACGGGTATACCGTTAATTCTGATGCGCTGAGCCAGTACAACGAGCTAACGAGCCTTAGGTCGGTTTTTGTGCCATCGTCTAAAACATTGCTACTAAGTGATGGTATAGACGAATCGCAAAAAACATTTATTTATGCTAAGGAAATAGCCTATAATTACCTGGGCATACAAGACAGGCTTTATACCTTTTCATGGATAAAGTTTGATACCTTTGACCAGGTTCTTAATAACTTTTACGCGTCATATTTTGCCGGTGCACTTATTATTCCGCGACGTAACCTGGTAGCCAAACTAAAAGACTTTTTTGCAGAAGAGAACTGGAAACCTCAGTTATTACTGGAAATGATGAACTCTTTTACCGATTCGCCCGAAACGTTTTACCAGCGCCTTACAAACATACTGCCCCGCGATTTTAACATGCGCAACATTTTCTTCCTGAGGTTTTCGCACGATCCTGAACATGATGAGTTTCGCCTGGAAAAAGAACTGCACATTACTAACCTTCAGGAGCCACACGCTAACGACAATAATGAGCATTACTGCCGCCGCTGGGTAGGCATGCGCACCCTGAAACAAATAGCCGCTACTAAAAGTAAGGCCGCCTTTGGTGCGCAAATATCCGAATATGTGCATACTGATAATGAATATCTTGTATTGTCATCTTCTATGGAAGACCCTTTTAAGGCAGGCAAGTACAGAAGCATCGCACTGGGTATATTGCATAATAAAGAACTACAGGCTAAAGTGCCTTTTCTTAAACAAAACCCCATACCCCGTATGCTTGTAGGTGTTACCTGCGAAACCTGCGACATACTTAACTGTGAGGTGCGTGCCGCAGCTCCTGTAAGGCTGCAAAAAAAACTACAGAACAAAAAGACAGAAGATGTTGTAAAAGAGCTTACTGCAAAATTTAGCTAA